The Deltaproteobacteria bacterium genome contains the following window.
TGGAAATCTGACCCGGCGCTAGGTTCGCGATCAATTTAGGAATGAAGAACGGGGACACTCTCTTGAGGCGAGTTTCGAGGAAGACCTTGTGGTACTCCTCAATACTAGAAAGCCCGGCGATACCGACGCCGACGATGACGCCGACCAGATCTTCGTTTTCAGGCGTGATGGGCAGGCCGGATTCGTCCATCGCCATCTTTGCCGCTGCCATGGCGTATTGGATGAAGAGATCCATTTTCTTGATCTCTTTTTTCTCGATGAAGTCCTCGGGATGAAAATCCCGGATTTCTCCACCGATGCGGGTGGGGAAGTCGGTAACATCGAACCGGGTGACGTGACTGATACCGGAGCGACCTTCCATGAGGGCTTGCCAGTTTTTCTCGACACCTGTTCCCAGGGGCGTGACCAGCCCCACGCCGGTGATAACGACACGGCGCGCGTTTTCCATAGTCCTCCTGCCTTTATGTCCGGGTGTAAAATTGGAGAGTTGACGCATCTTAATGACTCTGTTTCTTGACTGTCAACTCCTAGGATCGTTTGGGGAGACGACAATCCCCCAGTCACAAGACGCCAATCCTGCCATACCCGGCGCTCCAGAGGCTGAGATAAAGTGCCGTCACGGCTAACACTGCTGCAACTGCGAGGGTATCCGCTCCTGTCCACGGCATCCGTGGGAATGCGGTCCTGGGGCGTCCGGAATTAAATCCGCGCACCTCCAGGGCAATGGCCATCTGGTCGGCGCGGCGCAACGCACCCATGAACACGGGAATTAACACCAGGACGTAATGGCGCAAGCGCTGAAACAAGGGTCCGCTGTTGATATCCAGCCCACGACAACGTTGCGCCTGCACAACGGTCAAAGCAGATTCGAGAAACAGCGGGACTAAGCGAAACGCCAGGGTCAACGTGAAACTGATGCGATAGGGTAGACCCAAGAGCGTAAAGGCATAGGCGAATTCTTCGATCCGCGTGGTGGAGAGAAACAGCGCCCCGGTAGTGAGAAAGGTCCCCAGTTTTGTTGCCATGCCGAGGCCGTACAACACGCCTTCCTGGGTGATGGGAAGAAATGGCAGCGCCGGAAAAGGAGTGCCGTTTCGGTAAAACACGCTCCAGATGAGCACAGGAAAAATGGCGATAAAGAGAAACAAGACGCGGATGCGCCGCAGCGTCGGCGTGGATTTGGTCCACAGGATCAGCGCGCCAATGCCGGCACTGAGCGGGAGAATGAAGAGCGGATGTTCCATAACAAAGGCAGAAACGAAGAACAACAGCAGAGCTGCCACCTTTACTAAAGGATGGCGGCGGTGCACGAACGTCTGATGGTCCAGATAGAGAAAAAGCGCCATAGCTGGGAAAACTATGAAACAGACTGCGAATCGCTCTCGCCGAGCCGAGAGGAAAGGCGTGCCTCGGAATGCACCGCCGCAAGATATTCGTCCACGGACAGGAACGTGCGATCGAAGTGCAAGCCCAGCCGTGTGACCTCGGGCGGACGAAAAGCGGCGCTCGCGCACAGGTCGGGGCGGGCACAGAGCCCACGCAACGAACCATCCCAGACGAGCTGTCCGCGCGCCATCAGCAACGCCCGTTCCGCATATTCTGCCGCCACCCAAGGGACATGCGTGATAATAATGATGGTGCGACCTTCGGAGTGCAGACGGCGGAGCAGCTGCATCATGCGCAGTTGCTCGGGATAATCGAGTCCGGTGGTAGGTTCGTCGAGAATCAACAGACGCGGGCGCAACGCCAGGAGCGCCGCTACCGCTAACCGTTGGCGTTCTCCTCTGCCCAACAGAAAAGGATCATGCGTTCGCAAGGCACTTAACCCGACGGCCTCCAGCGCCTCCTCAATTCGGAGCGTGACCTCTGCCGGATCTAAGCCGATATTGCGCGGGCCGAAGGCGACTTCTTCTTCGACGGTTGCGGCGAAGAGCTGATGGTCAGGGTTTTGGAACACATAGCTGACCTCCTGCGCTACGCGGTGAAGCGGCAAACGGGCAAGCTCTTCACCCCTGAGCAACACGCGCCCTTGGGTAGGCGACAGCAAGCCGCTCACAATTTTTGCCAACGTCGTCTTTCCCGAGCCGTTCTGTCCCAACAGCGCAATAAACTCGCCTTCGGCTATCGAGAGTGTCGCATTCGTGACCACCGGAGCGCCACCTGGATAGCTGTGCGAGACTGCCTCGACCTGGAGCAGCGGAGCCGCAGCCTGCTGCTCGGATGAAAGGCGGTTTGGTAGGGGCGGCTCGCCGAGCCGCCCGTGGATCTCGTGGAAAAGCGAAGTCGCCGCTTCTACATTTCGGGGAAAGGCATCCACCGCGAACGCGGCACAGATCCGGTCCAAGTCTCGTGGACGCACCCCGTATCGAGTCAGGAGGTCGGTTTGTGGCAGCAGCCGTTCTGGACGATCCGCTGCTATCACTTGCCCTTCGGAGAGCAACACAACCCAGTCGGCATCCACGGCGGCGGACAATTCGTGCTCCACCAGCACCAAGGTATAGCCTTCGGTGCGCATACGACTCAGGAGCGAGAAAATCTCTTGCCGGCCTTGGGGATCGAGATCCGTCGTGGGTTCGTCGAGCGCCAGCACTTGCGGGCGCAGCGCTAACATGGCGGCGATGGCAAGGCGTTGTTTCTGTCCGCCAGAAAGAGTCGTGGGGTCGCGGGACTCAAACCCCGCAAGACCCACCACCGCGAGCACCGCGTCGAGCCGTTCCTGCATCTCTGCGGGAGCGACGCCGAGTTGTTCCATGCCAAAGATGACTTCGTCACGTACCGTCGTGGAAAACAGTTGCGCCTCGAAATCCTGGAACACGACGCCAATGGTGCCGGCGAGTTCTCCGACCCGGGCCTGGAGCAGATGACGGCCGAACAGCCACACTTCTCCGGTGAATTCCCCGGCTTGAAAAGCTGGAATGACGCGATTCAGGCATTTGACCAGGGTAGATTTTCCCGCTCCAGAAGCACCGATAACGACGACCAGCTCGCCCGGTTGTACACGCAGGGAGACCTCGCGCAGCGCCTGTGTCGATGCTTCGGCATAGGTGAAAGAGACCTGCTCCAAGCGCAGAGCGTCGGTGGGAGAGGGGGAAAAAACGGAGCCGTAGTTTTCCATGAATGACCCTGAGCCACTCGTCTACAAAAGCGCGAGCCCGGTAATCGCCAGCACCAGAAATGGCACCAGCCCCAGACCCACCTCGGCTGATTTGTTTTGCGTCTCCCACCCCAGCGAGACCAGCAACGAGGGCGTCCAGTAACCGCTCGCTAACAGGTTACCAGCGATCATGCCTCCGACGGCAGCACAGGTCAAAAGCGCTAAACCAGCGCAACGTACAGCGCGCGGTTTGGTCGGACGTGCTGGCAGCAGATGATGATATAGCAACCGACCCCGAGCCACGCGGGGATAAATCACGGCCAGCAGCAAAGGGGCAAACAGCATCGACGAGACGAAATTATTGAACAGCACGAGGTTACCTAACACGGAGAAAGGAACGAAGCCCAGCAAGTTCAGACCCCAGCCGACGACCATCGCGCACAGCGCGCTCGAGAGAAAAATTGTGAAAGCGAACCGTGCCCAAGCGGCGAATGTTTTCGGTGTCGGCGGCTCAGAACCGCCAATAAGTTCCCAAATTTTGTAGGGAGCCATCCCGTAGAGAAAATTGGCGGTACAGCCGAAGAAGTCTCCAGGACCCATGCCGCCGAAAAATTCACCGATGAGATTGCCGATCGCTGCCCCCCAGGCCGCAGCGGGACCGAACAAGAACGAACAGATCACCGGCACGGCATTCGCCGGACGCAACTCGGCGACACCGGGAATAATAGGCAAAACCTTAAAAGGAATCAGCACTGCGGCATACAACGAGGCGCAGATGGCGGTAAACACAACGAGACGAGTATTCTCCCACATGGCAAAACCCAGCCCCGACCTACCACAAGCCCACGGGGTCGGCAATTGCTTTTGTCGGGGCGGCCCTCTGTGGCCGCCCGATTCTTGGGCTTTTTCCCAGTGTTGCGATTTTGGGTCCCTTCTCCCCTAGAAGGAGAAGGTCCAATACTGTTCGGCACTCGTTATGCAGACACGCTGGTGGGTCCTCTCTCCCCTGGCGGGAGAGAGTCAGAGAGAGGGGGCAGCGCAAAGGAGCACAGCGGATTGGGTCTGACACCCTCTCCCTCGCCCTCTCCCATCGAGGGAGAGGGGAAAACCAAGCGCCCCCTCAACCACGGCAAAATTCGAGCCGAACACTATTGGAGAAGGTCAGGATGAGGGGGCAACAGTTGCGTGGAACCTAGCGGCTTCCTGTACCGCCGCAGAAGTGATGAGTCCTCGGTACTCTTGCGCGATCTGTTCAGGAGTGAATCCTGCTTGGAGCAGTTCCAAGGCATCGGAGACGAGAATGCGGGAACCCTTAAAAATCAACCGTCCGCTGCACAGGCGGGTATCTATTGCCAGATGCTGTCCAATTTCAAGCCGAGCCATGATGGATTCTCCCTAGGAGAAAAATACGATACGCCGTCTGAGAGCACAAGCGAGGGAGGAACAGCGCTCTCTGGTAGTGGTGCAGTTTCGTGGTGTAGGGGCGCTGCTTGCAGCGCCCGTCTTCGGACAGGGCAAGCCCTGCCCCTACTCCAGCATCATGGTAAGAGCCTATCCAGATAACGGTGAAACGTGTCATGTTGAGCCCTTCGACTACGCTCAGGATAAACTCCGCGAGACATCTTTCTTGGGCGGGTCAAGCAAGATTCTTCGATGCGCTCAACATGACAGAATCGGGCGATAAGTGCCTGGAAACCCTCCGAAGTCTCGTTCGTTTGTGGCAAGACCCTGAGGCATTACGCGCCATGAAAGAAGCAAACGAGCAGGTCAAAGCTGGGCAGGTACTGCGGTTGAAAGGAGCACCCACGATCGCGGAGATCCTCCAGGCTGCGCGCGCTCAGTGACTGCTCCGTGGATGAATTTTCTTTTTCGCCCCGATTCCTTCCACCAGGGGCACGTTGAAAAGAATGGGAAAATCCTCTAGCGTTAGCCCGCATGTTAGGACGCACTCTACTCCCCATCGTTGGAGCAGCCCTCCTGCTCCTGAGCGGCTGCATCTCGGTCGAGAAACGCCCTTCCGCAAAAGAGTACTACACGACAGCGAACGAGGCCTATGCCAAGGGAGAATTCACCAGCGCGGTGGACAATTACCGCGATCTTCTCGACCATTATCCGCTCAATCCCTACGCCGAAGAGGCTCAGCTCAAGATCTCTTACTCCTACTATATCGAGAAGAAATACGCGGAATCGGTGGCCGCGTTTAACGATTTCGAGCGCGCCTACCCGACCAGCATGCATTTGCCCTTCGTCGAGTATTATCGCGGCATGTGCTACCTGGAGCAAATGCGCTCCATCGACCGCGATCAGAGTGTCACGGAAAAAGCCCACGACCGCTTCCGCGCGGTGACGGATCGTTTTCCTGAAAGCTCCTTTGCCCCGTTGGCGGAGAAAAAGGTCCGGATTTGTCGGGAGGCCATGGCTGCGCATGAATTGCTGGTAGCCAACTTTTACGACGGCTACGACAATGTCCTAGCGGCAAAAACGCGGCTGCGTGCACTGATCGAGAATTATCCAGAAACCGATTCCACCCCCGAAGCCCTCGGCAAGCTCGAAGCACTGCTGATTGAAGACGAGAAACCCGATTTGGCGAAACTTGCCGCGCAAGCGCGTGCTTTGCGGATTGCCGCGAAACCCCCGCAAGGAGACGACACGGAGAATGCGCCGAGTACACAAACCATCCTGGAACCTGTGGTCGATCCTCTGCTCACGCTGGTCACTGAGCTGAAGAAGCAAGAAGACGAGGTCCGCAAGCGCATGCGCGAGGCGATTCTCGCCGATACGACTAAAGCCAAAGAGCAAGCCGAGCAGCTCAAAAAAGCGGATCAAGAAAAGGCGGACAGGGAAGAGGAATAGGCATGGAGACGGCTGTACGCACCGTCTCTCCCCTCATTCGTGCCGGACGAGTTTTAGTTGTTGGGGTGGGCGGGCTCGGTTCCCCTGTGGCGCTCGCTCTCGCTCAAGCGGGAGTCGGGACAATCGGCCTCATCGATCCGGATGTGGTCGAGCTTTCCAACCTGCAACGGCAGATCCTCCATCACACCCCAGACCTCGGTCGCCCCAAAGTTGTGTCGGCGCGCGAGAAGTTGATCCGCATCGACCCCGCGATTGAGGTTGCTGTGTACCATGGCCGCTTGCACGCCGGGAACTTAGCCACGCTTTTCCACACCTACGACTTCGTTATCGATGCGACCGATGGAGTCGCCACCAAGTTCCTCATTAACGATGGCGCTGTGCTGCTGAAAAAGCCGTTTTCCTACGGCGGCATCGTGCAATTTGCCGGGCAAACGCTGACCGTGCTCCCCGGGAAAACCGCCTGTTTACGCTGCTTGTTTCCCACGATTCCTTCAGGAGACGAGGTGCCTACCTGCCAAGAAGCCGGCATCATTGGTAGTCTCGCCGGTAGCCTGGGATTTGTCCAGGCAATGGAAGCAGTGAAATATCTTTCCAGAGAAGGCGTCTTGCTCACCGACCGACTGCTCACTTATGATGCCTCGGCCTCGCGGTGGCGGACGATTGTGGTCAAACGGAATCCGCGCTGTCCTCTATGCAGCGACGTGCCGTCGATTACCAGCCTTGAGCAAGCCGGTGGCGCTGCGGAAGAAAACTGTGCCGTTGCCTGAGTGCCCGCGCCAGATGCACGAGCCAGTGCGAGAGTAAGGAGTTCTTATGAGTACGATTACTGGGTTGACCTGCCGAGAATGCGGACAGGAGTATCCGATCGCGCCGTTGCATGTCTGCGAGACGTGTTTCGGGCCGCTCGAAGTCGTGTACGACTACGACAGCATTCGCCAGCAATTGACGCGGCAAGTGATTGAATCTCGGCCTCATTCCTTGTGGCGTTACCGCGAACTCCTCCCGGTGTCCGGCGAACCCACTGTCGGGCTGCACAGCGGCTTCACACCCTTGGTCAAAGCCGATCGTTTGGCGGCGTATTTTGGCGTGAAGGAACTCTATGTCAAGGATGACTCCGTCAATCATCCTACCTTCTCTTATAAAGACCGTGTCGTTGCCGTGGCCATTTCCAAGGCGATAGAGTTCGGTTTCGATACGGTGTCCTGCGCCTCGACAGGCAACCTGGCAAATTCGGTTTCTGCCCATGCTGCACGCGCCGGGCTCCGTTGCCTCATTTTCATTCCTGCCGATCTCGAACAAGGCAAAATCATCGGCTCAACCATTTATGGACCACGCGCGGTCAGCATTCGTGGGAACTACGACGATGTGAATCGCCTGTGCAGCGAGATCGCGGATAAGTATGGCTGGGCGTTCGTCAATATCAACCTTCGGCCCTACTATACCGAAGGGGCGAAGACCTACGGGTTCGAGATCGCGGAACAACTCGGGTGGCGTTTGCCGCAACACGTGATCGTGCCAACTGCGGGCGGTACGATTCTGCCCAAAGTCGCCAAGGCGTTCGAGGAGCTGAAAAAAGTCGGCTTAATCGAGGGATCGGTGCGTCCGAAAATTTACACCGCGCAGGCTGCCGGATGCGCGCCGGTGATTCACGCCTTGCATAAAGGCTCCGATTTAATCGTACCGGTCAAGCCCAACACCATCGCCAAATCGATCGCCATCGGCAATCCGGCGGACGGCTACTACGTCTTGCGTGCCGTGCGCGATTCTGGTGGGTGGGGCGAGGCGGTCACGGATGCGGAAATCGTGGAAGGCATCCGGATCTTGGCGCGAACCGAGGGGATTTTCACGGAACCCGCCGGTGGGACGACCGTGGCGGTCACCAAGAAATTGATCGAGCAAGGACGTATTCCGCGCAACGAGTCCATCGTCGTCTGTATTACCGGTAACGGCTACAAAACGATTGAGGCTGTCGTCAATGACGTTGAGCGTCCGTTCGAGATCAATGCCCGGTTACAGGAATTTGACGAGTTGTACCGATCGCTCGCTCCTGCGGCGACGCCGGCGCTTGGTGCGTCGGAGCTGCACTGATGGAGACGGCCATTGGGGATGCCAAGGCAACCGTTCTTGAGCGGTCTTCAGCTTCGGATCATGGGTGGTTGCCAGAGAAAAGGAAAATCGCCACAGTAGAGACGATTTCGCTTGAGGAGGGACAAGGCATGAGTGTTCGTGTGCGGGTGCCCACCCCGCTGCGCCGCTTTACTGGCGGCGCTGAAGAGGTCAGCGTTGCCGGAACGACCGTGGCGACGCTGGTGGAAGATTTAGAAAAACATCACCCTGGCATCAAAGAGCGTATCTGCGATGGCGAGGGCAAAGTCCGTCGTTTCGTCAATATTTTTGTGAATGGCGATGACATCCGCTTCCTCGATAACCTGGAAACGGCGCTCAAAGACGGCGATGAAGTCTCCATCGTCCCGGCGATTGCCGGAGGATGACGCATGTCGTTACTGCCGGCACGGGGAGAGGGCTTTCCTCCGTCGCAACCGTTACGAGTCCCCTCAGTGTTGCACCTCATCGGCAACACGCCCCTGCTGGAAATTACTATCATGACGCGCGGCCTCTCGCCGCGCGTTCGTGTTTTCGCCAAGCTGGAAGGCTTTAATCCCGGGGGTTCGGTCAAAGACCGTCCAGCGCTGTTTATGATTGAAGAGGGGTTAGATTCTGGCGCGCTCCAGCCAGGCAAGATTATTCTCGATTCTACCTCCGGCAACACCGGGATTGCACTCGCGCTAGTCGGAGCCGTGCTCGGGTATCCGGTCGAGTTAGTCATGCCCGCCAATGTGAGCATCGAGCGGAAGAAAATTATCCTCGCCTATGGGGCCAAGATCACGTTCAGCAGCGAATTCGAAGGGTCCGACGGTGCGATCCGCCTCTGTCGGCAAATTCTGTACGACTCTCCCGAACGTTACTTCAAACCCGATCAGTATTTCAACCCAGCGAACCCGCTTGCCCATTATCACACCACTGGCCCGGAGATTTGGCTGCAAACGCAAGGACAAGTGACGCACTTTATCGCCGGCATTGGCACTGGCGGCACGGTGATGGGAACCGGCAGGTTCCTCAAGGAGCGCAATCCGCGCGTGCAAGTCATCGCCGTGGAGCCGGACGATGCCTTCCATGGCTTGGAAGGGCTGAAGCATATGGCGAGTTCCATCGTCCCCGGTATCTATCATGAGCAAGAACTCGACCGTAAGATTCCGGTGGCGACCGAGGATGCCTACGAGACGGTCTACCATCTAGGGAAAGAAGAAGGGGTGTTGGTCGGGCAATCTTCTGGTGCCGCCTTATGGGCTGCGCTCAAGGTTGCCAGAGAAATCGATGAGGGAATTGTGGTGACGATCTTCCCAGACTTTGGCGATAAATACCTGAGCACCACGCTCTGGAGCGGGTGGCCCGATTTCCACCGACGCTACCGAGCCCGGCGAGAATCTGTTGTCGAGGAGGAAAAAGTATGAGCGAGAAATTCTATCTCACGTACCCTCCATTGCTGGTCAAAGAGCCCATCCTTTATCTATTGGCGAAAAAATTTAATGTCGTCACGAACATACGCGGGGCGAACATTTCCAACGACATGGGTTTACTCGCCCTTGAGATCGAAGGCTCCCAGGAGGAAATTGACCAGTCGGTCTCTTGGCTGCGCGAGCAAGGCGTCACCGTGGAGCCCATCGAAAAGAATGTGATCGAGTAGTCGATGCTTTCCGACGAGCAGATCGAACGTTACAGTCGTCAGATCATTCTCCCGCAAGTTGGTGGCAAAGGCCAAGAGCAGCTCTTGTCCGCGAAAGTCCTCGTGCATGCGAACGGCTCCTTACACGCCTCGACCTTGCACTACCTTGCTGCGGCGGGGGTGGGCACCCTCGGGGTCTTCGGCGATGCACGTGATAAAATCCTGACCTCTCTTGCCTCTTCCCAAGACACGAATAGCGCCAGTGTCCTGACTCGATTGAACCCTGATTGCACAATCGTCGTACACCAGCCGGACGCTTTGCTCTCGCCTCGCCGCCTCGTGGAGGAATACGATGTTGTCATTGCCGACTCGGCAGTACTGCACGACGCCTGCTGGCAGGCGTGCCGCCCCTTCGTGTACGCCTCGTTTGCCGACGACGATGCTTGGCTCGCAGTCTTTCGCGGGTATGAGGAGGGGGAACCGTGCCTTCACTGTGAACCCCGGGCTCTTGCTGCACTTGCAAACGCCTCTGCGCTTGCGCCGATTGCCACCTTGTTCATAGGGGCGCAGCTTGCCACCGAAGCGGTGAAGCATCTTCTTGGGGTCCCACGCTCGCAGACAACCCGTCGTCTCCGTTTTCACTTTCCTACATTCCAGTGCCAAATGGAGGTCATAAAAAAAGCTCCTCTTTGTCCAGAGTGTGGTCCGGGGTGTGGACCTAGCGTTCGCAACTGAACGCCAGCCGGATGAGTCCTGTCTACGGCGAAGAAGCAGTTGCAAAGGGATTGTTTGCACTCTTACGAGAGTGTAGGATCGTGCCTTTATTCTTTCTTGAAGGAGCCAGCACGCATGGAGAAAGGTGTTACCCTCTGGTTTACCGGGCTTTCGGGCTCGGGAAAATCGACGATTGCCAATGCCCTGACCCCTCGGCTCAAAGCCCTGGGCAAGCGAGTCGAGATCCTCGATGGAGATGAAGTCCGCACTAACCTCAGTAAAGGATTAGGTTTCAGCAAAGAAGACCGTGACACCAATATCCGTCGCATTGGTTATGTCGCGCAACTGCTTACGCGCAACGGGGCTGTGGTGATTACTGCGGCGATCTCCCCGTATCGTGCGATTCGTGACGAAGTCCGCGCTCGCACTGGCGATTTTGTCGAGGTCTATGCCAAATGTCCGCTGGATGCGTTGGTCGCCCGCGATGTGAAAGGGCTGTACAAAAAAGCGCTTGCCGGCGAGATCAAGGAATTTACTGGCGTCTCCGACCCGTACGAGGAACCCCTCCACCCTGAAATCGTTGTCGAGACTGACCGCGAGACCGTCGAAGAAAGCGTCAACAAAGTACTCGCTCGGCTGGCGGAGCTGGGATATCTGCCCTCGGATGCGACATCTCCTATTGCCCCGCACGGTGGGCAACTGGTGAATCGCTTGGTGACTGGCGTGCGCCGAGACCAACTCTTAGAGCAGGCGCGTTCTCTGCCCATCGTCCAATTGGACGAACGCGCGCAGAGCGATGTGGAAATGATTGCCGTCGGGGCGTTTTCGCCGTTGCGTGGGTTCTTGGGCGAAGATGATTATCGATCCGTCGTCGATGATATGCGGTTGGCGAACGGGTTGCCATGGTCAATTCCGATTTCGCTCCAAGTGTCGCGTGAGCAAGCCGGGAAGCTTAAAGAAGGATCCGAAGTCGCTTTGACCGATGAGCGTGGCATGGTCTTAGCCATCTTAGACTTGGCGGAACTCTACTCGCCGGATCGTCAAGAAGAAGCGCGGCTTGTGTATGGCACGACGGAGAGTGCTCATCCCGGTGTTGCTGCCATGTTGCAGGGCGGCGAGGTCTATCTTGGCGGTGAGATTCGGGTCGTGAATCGACCGGATACGGTGGCGTTCCCCGCATATCATCGCGACCCGGCACAGACACGGGCCTTATTTCGTGAACGCGGCTGGCGCACAGTCGTTGGCTTCCAGACCCGGAACCCTATTCATCGCGCCCATGAATACATCACCAAGGGCGCTCTAGAAATCGTCGACGGCTTGCTCTTGCACCCTCTTGTTGGCAAGACGAAAGGCGACGATATCCCCGCCGATGTGCGCATGCGGTGCTACGAAGTGTTGATGGAGCATTACTATCCGCAAGACCGCGTGCTCCTGTCCGTCTATCCGGCCGCCATGCGCTACGCCGGTCCGCGCGAAGCGATTTTCCACGCGTTGGCTCGCAAAAATTACGGGTGCACGCACTTCATTGTCGGACGCGATCATGCCGGCGTCGGCAATTACTACGGTACCTACGACGCGCAAAAACTCTTCGACGAGTTTCAACCGGGCGAGCTGGGCATTCAGCCGTTAAAGTTCGAAAACGCTTTCTACTCGAAAGTGACCGGGCAGATGGCGACGGCCAAGACGGCTCCCGGTGGGCCGGACACGCAGGTGAATCTCTCTGGTACGAAAGTTCGCGAGCTGCTCAGTCAAGGACAATTGCCTCCGCCCGAGTTTTCGCGTCCGGAAGTCGCGAATATCCTGATTGAATCGATGAAGAAGTAACGCGGTCACTGCCTGGGGTGCCGTCGATGACATCTCAGGCGGGTCCGCTCTGGTGAGGCTATTCGTCGGTGGCCGCGCCGATACGAATGATGAGCGTGCCGTCTTGATGGCGTCGCCCGCCAAAGAAAAGCGTGCCGTGATTTTTGATGGAAAGGGCGGTTTTCATGAGGGGTACCGGCGGCGTTCCCTCCATAATCATGACTTGCAGCGCGATACGTTCAGCGGCGAACTGTTTCGGCACGACTTGGAGAACACGTCCTCCGGGTAATGAGAAATCGACTTGATTGCCCCACTCGACCTTGCGCCGCTCTTCTTGCATCAACCGGTAGGAATTGTAGTGGGTGCCGCTCACCTGCCGCCAAATCTCTTCGAGCCTAGTATCGAAGTAAGGTGAGGCGTTAGAAGCGAGAACCGTCTCGATACGGAGTTCCACCATGTCGCCAGCGCAAGCCACTGTCGCCCCTAAGAGGGCACCAGCCACGCAGGAGAACAGCAGTGGAGCACTCTTCATTGCAGCTCTTCCTTGCTTTCGTCTCCCACCCAGATCACTGTTGCGTTCTGCGTCGGTTCGTTCCACACCAGCACGGGATTGGAAGTCGATAACGACTCGATACGAGCTTGGTCATTTTCGGCCACCGGGCTTTTGGCTATCGGCTCTTGTGAAGGGGACGGCCACAGCACCAGCGTCGCTCCGACAATGAGGACGACGACGGCAGTTGCCCAAGCCGGGGTTTGCCACGACCAAGAGGCCAGCCACGACTCTCGCCAGAATCGCAAACGCGCCCACCAGAAAGGCGGTTGCCGAGAGAGCTTACTCTCCACTCCTTGCCAAAAGCCGGAAAAATCGATGTCGTCGATGTGCTCGTCGATCGTTTGACGGAGCAGCTCTTGGCTGTGATTGAGCAGCGTTATCGTGCGTGAACACATC
Protein-coding sequences here:
- a CDS encoding energy-coupling factor transporter transmembrane protein EcfT, giving the protein MALFLYLDHQTFVHRRHPLVKVAALLLFFVSAFVMEHPLFILPLSAGIGALILWTKSTPTLRRIRVLFLFIAIFPVLIWSVFYRNGTPFPALPFLPITQEGVLYGLGMATKLGTFLTTGALFLSTTRIEEFAYAFTLLGLPYRISFTLTLAFRLVPLFLESALTVVQAQRCRGLDINSGPLFQRLRHYVLVLIPVFMGALRRADQMAIALEVRGFNSGRPRTAFPRMPWTGADTLAVAAVLAVTALYLSLWSAGYGRIGVL
- a CDS encoding ABC transporter ATP-binding protein, whose translation is MENYGSVFSPSPTDALRLEQVSFTYAEASTQALREVSLRVQPGELVVVIGASGAGKSTLVKCLNRVIPAFQAGEFTGEVWLFGRHLLQARVGELAGTIGVVFQDFEAQLFSTTVRDEVIFGMEQLGVAPAEMQERLDAVLAVVGLAGFESRDPTTLSGGQKQRLAIAAMLALRPQVLALDEPTTDLDPQGRQEIFSLLSRMRTEGYTLVLVEHELSAAVDADWVVLLSEGQVIAADRPERLLPQTDLLTRYGVRPRDLDRICAAFAVDAFPRNVEAATSLFHEIHGRLGEPPLPNRLSSEQQAAAPLLQVEAVSHSYPGGAPVVTNATLSIAEGEFIALLGQNGSGKTTLAKIVSGLLSPTQGRVLLRGEELARLPLHRVAQEVSYVFQNPDHQLFAATVEEEVAFGPRNIGLDPAEVTLRIEEALEAVGLSALRTHDPFLLGRGERQRLAVAALLALRPRLLILDEPTTGLDYPEQLRMMQLLRRLHSEGRTIIIITHVPWVAAEYAERALLMARGQLVWDGSLRGLCARPDLCASAAFRPPEVTRLGLHFDRTFLSVDEYLAAVHSEARLSSRLGESDSQSVS
- a CDS encoding QueT transporter family protein, with the translated sequence MWENTRLVVFTAICASLYAAVLIPFKVLPIIPGVAELRPANAVPVICSFLFGPAAAWGAAIGNLIGEFFGGMGPGDFFGCTANFLYGMAPYKIWELIGGSEPPTPKTFAAWARFAFTIFLSSALCAMVVGWGLNLLGFVPFSVLGNLVLFNNFVSSMLFAPLLLAVIYPRVARGRLLYHHLLPARPTKPRAVRCAGLALLTCAAVGGMIAGNLLASGYWTPSLLVSLGWETQNKSAEVGLGLVPFLVLAITGLALL
- a CDS encoding DUF433 domain-containing protein, producing the protein MARLEIGQHLAIDTRLCSGRLIFKGSRILVSDALELLQAGFTPEQIAQEYRGLITSAAVQEAARFHATVAPSS
- a CDS encoding outer membrane protein assembly factor BamD, with the protein product MLGRTLLPIVGAALLLLSGCISVEKRPSAKEYYTTANEAYAKGEFTSAVDNYRDLLDHYPLNPYAEEAQLKISYSYYIEKKYAESVAAFNDFERAYPTSMHLPFVEYYRGMCYLEQMRSIDRDQSVTEKAHDRFRAVTDRFPESSFAPLAEKKVRICREAMAAHELLVANFYDGYDNVLAAKTRLRALIENYPETDSTPEALGKLEALLIEDEKPDLAKLAAQARALRIAAKPPQGDDTENAPSTQTILEPVVDPLLTLVTELKKQEDEVRKRMREAILADTTKAKEQAEQLKKADQEKADREEE
- a CDS encoding HesA/MoeB/ThiF family protein, which translates into the protein METAVRTVSPLIRAGRVLVVGVGGLGSPVALALAQAGVGTIGLIDPDVVELSNLQRQILHHTPDLGRPKVVSAREKLIRIDPAIEVAVYHGRLHAGNLATLFHTYDFVIDATDGVATKFLINDGAVLLKKPFSYGGIVQFAGQTLTVLPGKTACLRCLFPTIPSGDEVPTCQEAGIIGSLAGSLGFVQAMEAVKYLSREGVLLTDRLLTYDASASRWRTIVVKRNPRCPLCSDVPSITSLEQAGGAAEENCAVA
- a CDS encoding threonine synthase, producing the protein MSTITGLTCRECGQEYPIAPLHVCETCFGPLEVVYDYDSIRQQLTRQVIESRPHSLWRYRELLPVSGEPTVGLHSGFTPLVKADRLAAYFGVKELYVKDDSVNHPTFSYKDRVVAVAISKAIEFGFDTVSCASTGNLANSVSAHAARAGLRCLIFIPADLEQGKIIGSTIYGPRAVSIRGNYDDVNRLCSEIADKYGWAFVNINLRPYYTEGAKTYGFEIAEQLGWRLPQHVIVPTAGGTILPKVAKAFEELKKVGLIEGSVRPKIYTAQAAGCAPVIHALHKGSDLIVPVKPNTIAKSIAIGNPADGYYVLRAVRDSGGWGEAVTDAEIVEGIRILARTEGIFTEPAGGTTVAVTKKLIEQGRIPRNESIVVCITGNGYKTIEAVVNDVERPFEINARLQEFDELYRSLAPAATPALGASELH
- a CDS encoding MoaD/ThiS family protein — protein: MSVRVRVPTPLRRFTGGAEEVSVAGTTVATLVEDLEKHHPGIKERICDGEGKVRRFVNIFVNGDDIRFLDNLETALKDGDEVSIVPAIAGG